In Puntigrus tetrazona isolate hp1 chromosome 22, ASM1883169v1, whole genome shotgun sequence, one genomic interval encodes:
- the LOC122327695 gene encoding neutrophil cytosol factor 4-like — protein sequence MSLPQQLRDESDFDQLPDNIPVTATIADIEEKKGFIVYYRFVIEVKTKGNSKYLIYRRYRQFFALHQSLELKYSAEAQPGYYTCQLPTLPGKVFMGNKKEIAESRIPELNNYMKRLLCLPTWVLLDDLIRMFFYQTESDSQQVPRALRRLRPPTRRVKTVKPKTDLLSAPRAEAVFDFSGSGRLELSLKAGDVIFLLRRVNADWLEGTVRDKTGIFPESFVNIIKPLPESDSDEEGGASKSGKHTPSSYSCLRCYLLQPEGIDTRDICVEEDLSIQPSYEDLLSRMRDVFQEKDIALNYRDPEGDLIRILDDEDVTLMVQESKQTGSKVKRPVNQFPWELLVTQAKDLTVYSTDY from the exons ATGTCTCTCCCGCAACAGCTGCGCGACGAAAG TGATTTCGATCAGCTTCCAGACAACATTCCAGTCACTGCAACCATTGCCGATATTGAGGAAAAGAAAGGTTTCATTGTTTACTAT AGGTTCGTAATTGAGGTGAAGACCAAAGGCAACAGTAAATACTTGATCTACAGAAGGTATCGTCAGTTCTTTGCCCTGCACCAGAGTTTGGAGCTTAAGTACTCAGCTGAAGCCCAGCCGGGATACTACACCTGCCAACTACCAACCCTGCCAG GTAAGGTGTTTATGGGGAACAAAAAAGAGATTGCAGAGAGCAGAATCCCAGAGCTCAACAATTACATGAAG AGGTTGCTTTGCCTGCCTACCTGGGTACTCTTGGATGATCTGATACGGATGTTTTTCTATCAGACCGAGTCGGACAGCCAACAGGTCCCCCGGGCCCTGCGCCGCCTGCGGCCCCCCACACGCAGAGT AAAAACTGTAAAGCCCAAAACGGACCTTCTCTCCGCACCCAGAGCAGAG gcGGTGTTTGACTTCAGTGGCAGCGGACGCCTGGAGCTCAGTCTGAAGGCTGGAGATGTGATCTTCCTCCTGCGAAGAGTCAACGCAGACTGGCTcgag GGCACAGTGAGAGACAAAACTGGAATCTTTCCCGAGTCGTTCGTGAATATTATTAAACCTCTTCCCGAGAGTGACTCTGATGAAGAGGGCGGAGCTTCCAAAAGCGGAAAACATACTCCGAGTTCATACAGCTGCCTGCGCTGCTATCTGCTGCAGCCAGAGGGCATCGACACaag GGACATTTGTGTTGAGGAAGATCTCTCCATTCAGCCATCTTACGAAGATCTGCTTTCCAGAATGAG GGATGTCTTTCAAGAGAAAGATATTGCTTTGAACTACCGGGACCCTGAGGGCGATCTGATACGGATATTAGACGATGAAGACGTCACCCTCATGGTGCAAGAGAGCAAACAGACGGGGTCAAAGGTTAAACGGCCCGTGAATCAGTTTCCCTGGGAGCTGCTGGTCACCCAGGCCAAAGATCTGACCGTCTACAGCACCGACTATTGA